The following proteins are co-located in the Chlorogloeopsis sp. ULAP01 genome:
- the dnaB gene encoding replicative DNA helicase: MSEELNFQGLGSDRLPPQNIEAEEAILGGILLDPEAISRVSDRLVPEAFYISAHKDIYQAALRLYSQGKPTDLLAVTSWLNDHDLLARVGGRNKLASLVDRTVSAVNIDALAMLVMEKYLRRQLIKTGNEIVQLGYQTEDELPQILDQAEQKVFAIAQERPQSGLIHIADTLVNTFQEIETRHQGVALPGIPCGFYDLDAMTSGFQPSDLIIVAGRPSMGKTAFCLNLAYNVAALYKLPVAIFSLEMSKEQLVQRLLASEAEIESGYLRSGRISQSQWEPLSRAIGMLSEMPIFIDDTPNITVTEMRSQARRLQAEVGTNLGLIVIDYLQLMEGAGDNRVQELSRITRKIKGLARELSVPVIALSQLSRGVEARTNKRPMLSDLRESGSIEQDADLVIMLYRDEYYNPDTPERGIAEVVIAKHRNGPTGTVKLLFDPQFTKFKNLAKPSNY; the protein is encoded by the coding sequence ATGTCTGAAGAACTAAATTTTCAAGGGCTAGGCAGCGATCGCCTACCTCCCCAAAATATCGAAGCAGAAGAAGCAATACTGGGAGGTATATTGCTCGATCCAGAGGCAATTAGCAGAGTCAGCGATCGCTTAGTACCAGAAGCTTTTTACATTAGCGCTCATAAAGATATCTATCAAGCGGCACTGCGTCTTTACAGTCAAGGCAAACCTACAGACTTGCTTGCGGTGACAAGTTGGTTAAATGACCACGATCTGCTTGCTCGTGTTGGTGGTAGAAATAAATTAGCTTCCCTTGTAGACAGAACAGTTTCGGCAGTTAACATCGACGCTTTGGCAATGCTGGTGATGGAAAAATACCTGCGGCGTCAGTTAATTAAAACTGGTAATGAAATTGTTCAGTTGGGTTATCAAACAGAAGATGAGTTACCACAAATCCTCGATCAAGCAGAACAAAAAGTTTTTGCGATCGCCCAAGAACGTCCTCAGTCAGGTTTAATTCATATTGCTGATACCTTGGTAAATACTTTCCAAGAAATAGAGACACGTCACCAAGGTGTAGCTTTACCGGGTATCCCTTGTGGATTTTACGATCTAGATGCGATGACAAGTGGCTTCCAGCCTTCTGATTTAATCATTGTTGCTGGCAGACCGTCAATGGGGAAAACTGCCTTCTGCTTGAATTTAGCTTATAACGTTGCCGCTTTATATAAATTACCAGTTGCGATTTTTAGTTTGGAAATGTCCAAAGAACAATTGGTACAGCGTTTATTAGCAAGCGAAGCAGAAATTGAATCTGGTTATTTGCGCAGTGGACGTATCAGTCAATCTCAGTGGGAACCTTTAAGCCGTGCGATTGGTATGCTCTCGGAAATGCCAATTTTTATTGACGATACACCGAATATTACAGTTACAGAAATGCGGAGTCAAGCACGACGTTTGCAAGCAGAAGTTGGAACGAACTTGGGGCTAATTGTGATTGATTACTTGCAATTAATGGAGGGAGCAGGTGACAATCGCGTGCAAGAATTATCTAGAATTACCCGCAAAATTAAAGGTTTAGCGCGTGAATTATCTGTGCCGGTGATTGCCCTATCTCAGTTGAGTAGAGGTGTAGAAGCACGTACTAACAAGCGTCCAATGTTATCTGATTTGCGAGAATCAGGATCAATTGAGCAAGATGCGGATTTAGTAATAATGCTCTACAGAGACGAATATTATAATCCTGATACTCCTGAAAGAGGTATTGCAGAAGTAGTCATTGCTAAACATCGTAACGGCCCAACAGGAACTGTTAAACTTTTATTCGATCCGCAATTTACGAAGTTTAAAAATTTAGCTAAACCAAGTAATTATTAA